The following is a genomic window from Benincasa hispida cultivar B227 chromosome 7, ASM972705v1, whole genome shotgun sequence.
CTCCCCAAGCCCTAAATTCTTCCAACCCTTCCTTGGTCACGTACCTAAAATCACCTTCGACGTTCATGATTTCGTGGTTTCCATTCATGGTGATGATCATTCCGCCATCCTTGGCTGCTTCTCGCTTAAGCTTCTCGAGGAAATACAAAATCTTAAGCTCATCGCCGCCGCGGTCAAGCACATCACCGATCTGGACCACGGTGGCGGACCCTCCAATCCATCTTCCAGATCCATCGATCAATCCAGCAAGTCTCAGCGCTTCCTTCGACTTCGAAAGATCACCATGGAGGTCTCCAACAGCAATTAGACGGTCCGGAGAAGGTAACCAGGTATGCAGCTGCGAGGACGATGGGTTCGCCGGTGCGTCTTGTGGAGCGGGAACAGGGCTCGCCGGCGGCAAGAAGAGACCGCCACTGACGGAGAAGTCGACAAAGGAGTCAACGAAAGAGGAAACAAGATTGGGAACGTCTGTACAAATTGGGTCTTCAAAATACTCCATTGGGATTGGTTGCTTCTCGGAAGGGGATCGTTCATTCATCGTTGTCTATTTAGCGCGAAAGAGATATCGAAAATATATGGGCTGGGCTCAAATGGGCCGGGCCCAAAGTATAAAAACCGGCATGTTAAACGAGAATTCAAAGCAAAAACCCTAAACCCTTTGCTCCACCCTGCGATTTCAGCGGATTCTTCTCTGTGTTTGGGGAATTtggaaggaagaagatgaatcacATAGCAGCAATGGAAGAGCAAGTAGTTTCTGAGAGAATGAGGCAAAAGCTTAACGAAGTGAACATGGCTGCGCAATCCCATCTGGGTCCTATTCAAGACCATGTCAATTTTTCCCTTCAGGTTTTCCTTTCTTTCCATTCGaacttctttttccttctctttatgatcttcattttcaattgtttcttgtttccttttgcttgattttttttttttttttttaaaattgtttttcatgATTCTTGAGTGCAGCAAGCGTATTTCAAATGTGCATATGAGTGTTTCGACAGAAGAAGAAGGCAGGAAGAGATTAGTAACTGCGTTGAGAATTGTAGTGTTCCAGTTGTTAAAGCTCAGCAACATGTTGAGAATGAAATGGCTAAGTTTCAAGTACGTGTTATTATCCATCTCCTTTTCGTCCACCTCTGTTTTGATTTCTCGAGCCATTTAACTTCGTATCTTATGGTTAAAAGAACCGAACTCTTGTGAAAATAATAGTTTAATTCTTTGGAACGAACTTAATCATTTGTTGGTATAAAAATTGACACTTAATTATAATGAGATTTTTCATAATAGGAACTAAATCAAATAGTAAAGTATAgttactaaattgttataaatttgataGTACAAGGactatcaaatttgattttggataACTTTATCCTCGATACAAggaataaatttcattaaatcatattaacatttttactaaatcattacaagttGTATAGTATAGAGTCTAAATCGTTACTTGTTAAAGttcaaagattaaattgttacttttatgaaagtttacAATAAGTGTTTTTTAACCTATGTTTATGTGTTTGGGGCATTGAGTTGAGTtctaaagtttgaaattaatatGTTGGAGTTAAGAAGTATGTGTTTGGGTGCAATTTAGTCCGAAGTTAGGAGTAAAGGTGTTCGTGGATTGAGTTGAaggactttttagacccaaccagttcaagttgtaaatttcttcaacccatataacctttattaaaaaaataaactcaatccaacccaaaattttaaTACGTAAAAGTTTGAttcaattattttcatatattgaattaaaaataaaactcaatttcaatttatttaatgaaaaatttctttccaaagttctaaaaaaactatttttaggatttgttggagaataaattgTCCAAAAAATAATgagattaaataaaactaaaataagtatatgtatatatacttgtattaataagttaaaaaatatacattttaaagcTAATGTGATAGGTTCGGAGTGGTTTGTGTTACTTTAGATGACCCATGAATcaatccaacccataaaatttttattttatttgaacccaactcaactcaaatgAGTTGATGACCCAACTCAAACTGCACGAGTTAGGTTGGATTGATTGTTTTTTTGGGTTATCGGGTTTTTTAACACACTAGTTAGGAGACATTAGAAAAAGAGAAGGGAGAAAGATAAAGTTTCTTGATAAATGTACAAAGTTCAACATTGAACACTATTGAAGTTGGTGGAATTGAGTTATTTATCCCAATATATAAAGTCGATGGACAAAACACTCCTAAATGACATAAACATATGCTCTAAATTCTTCAATTCTAACTCAAACTAGCTTTGACTTGGTTTTGAAATTGGATTTGCTGCCACATTACTCTGAAGATATATAGTTTTGGCCTTAAGAGGATGACCTAGGCCATGATTATCTTTCAAGGCTTCCATGGAAAAGCTCATCCACAACATTACCTCATCACCGACACATATAATGATTTTCAGAGATGAGCTATCCAGCATTACACAGTCATGATCTAAAGCTTGAATTCACATCGAATAATGAATTTACAACATGTGAGAATTGATAAAATTTTACAAGTAGTCCATATGGTTTATAAAACCTTTATAAATAATCTTTGCAATAgggattattttttagaattttattaaattgtagggactaaattctaattataaaccatagagactaaattttaaCATTCTCCAAatcaattttgtaatttaaccaaacactttttaaagcatttttttaataatagaaACAACCGATTTCGATTAAAAAGAATACAAGGGCATACAAAAAGTCAAGCACACGAAAATTCTGTTGAGTACTTTAGCACCTTGGAGAACCACACTCCAAAAGTTATTGGGGTGGGAGAGCCAAGCCATTAAGTATCACATTGATCATCtcattctaaccaatgtgggacaaaaACATCTCATTTtaccttggttcctaacaaTACCCCATCCCTGTAAGGCATCCTCGTATACCCCATCCTCTTTTTAATTAAGATGTTACCCATAGAAAAACATGGAATGTCACGAGGACTAAACATCACTAACTAAAATTGATCTTCTTTTTTGAATGACGAATGGAGGAGGAACTCTCTGATCACCAAAGACTAATTAGAACATTTGAAGGGGTTCATTCTCATGATGGTGTTATTATGTGAATGCAGGAAAGATTGAACAGATCACTAATGGTGTGCCAAGACAAGTTCGAAGCAGCCAGGCTTCAGCAGAAAACTGGGAGTGTCTATGATTTGGAGTCGTGtgtggatgcatcaatacaagAAAGCTTGAATACGCTGCCACATTTGGCTAATAAATTAAAAGCTTCCTTCAATATCAGCAATTAATCAAGTGAAATAGAGATCTGGGCTTCATTTTGCTCCTTTCAAGAGGCAGTGGAGTATAAAAATCATTGCTTTTTTTTTGCTACTagtcattttccaattttgcgTTTATTTATTTGTCATTTTAATTCTTTGACTATTATGTATTTAACAGGGAATATGGGTTCTTGTTGAAGTTCATCCCTGACACTTGAGTTGCATAATATTCTGACCCATTTCCTGATATCATAGGATAAGAGAATGACTTTGAGATATAATACACTTGTTTAGATGTCTGCTTctgtttttttataaaaaattatgagTGACTCCAAATATCATGGTTGTAATGTAATGGAACAAATTTATAGTATTAGTAAGAGTATCAAACTTATATTCATCGTTtgctttaaaataaataatagactacatctataatataaaatatagaaaaaaaaaattcttttttagtctacaaattttaaagaaaaataagtgcATTTGATTTTGAAGTTTTCAAGATGAACCTAATCCTCTAGGTTTAAAAATTATTTcctctctaaaattattttttagttttaaatatcatataattatgggatatttttaaatataaaaaatatttaaaaatatttaaattttataataaaaagttcCAAAACATTCctaaactttttgctataaaatatgatttttctatttataaaaatttccaTAATATTCATTAATAAAGgaatttttaactttttctttaACCTTTTTTTAACTATGggtattattcaaaattttgaaattaaacaaaatacaaaattatatcattattttctataatttagtgAAATTTAGTTATTGTACTTTTAACCAATTTAAGCGTAATCCTTGTACTCTCACGAT
Proteins encoded in this region:
- the LOC120081963 gene encoding protein FAM136A-like, coding for MNHIAAMEEQVVSERMRQKLNEVNMAAQSHLGPIQDHVNFSLQQAYFKCAYECFDRRRRQEEISNCVENCSVPVVKAQQHVENEMAKFQERLNRSLMVCQDKFEAARLQQKTGSVYDLESCVDASIQESLNTLPHLANKLKASFNISN